AAGGAGAAGGTCATGGAGGTGGGGGCGTACGTGATCTGCTGCCACTCGCTCTTCTTTGCTTTGACCTGCTCCTGGAGGGTCCGATAGGTCCCTGTGACCTGCCGGACGACATTACAGGACATCTGGGACTTGAGACCGATCTGCTCCCGGAGAGCAGGATAGACGATCTTCTGGAGGGCGGCAGAACCCTTCGGTTTCCCGAGTGTGTACACGACCGCAGAGACGTAGTTCATCCCCTCCGTGTAGGTCTGTACCGTCCGGTCGAGAAGATCGGTGTCGGGACAGTCCAGCTTGAGGATGACCGTCTTTGGGGTGAGCACATGTAATTATTTCACTCAAAAGTATTTGGAGTTATGTGTGTGAACCGCAATTCCTCCCCGGCCTAAAGACCGGGGACTCCTTGCGGAGGAAGGTGAACTCGAGTCAGGTCTCCGGGGCGAGACTCTGGTGCGGAAGGGCCTGATGAAGCGGATCGACGAGATCCCGCAGATCAGGATCATGCCCGACCTCAACGTGATCAAGATCGGCGGCCACGGAACCATCGATTATGGCCGCGATGTCGTCTTCCCGATCGTGGAGGAGATCGGCGCCCTGAAGGAGGCCGGCGAGAAGATCCTCCTTGTCACCGGCGGGGAGGGCGCGTCCGGCATATCATGGACATCGGGATCAACCCGGGGATGCCGACCGGGGTCCTTGCCGAACTCGCCTCCAAGATCAGCGAGCAGAACGCGATCATGATGGCCGTCCTCCTCTCGAAGTACAACGGTGTCCGCATCCACACCGACGACCTCCTCCAGTCCCCACTCTCACCGCCCTCGGTCTCCTCCTGTGACCCACGGCACCCCGCCGTACGGCCTCTATGAGCAACCGCCTGAGATCGGATCGATCCCGCCAAACCGGACAGATACCGGTGCCGTGCTCATCGCCGAGGTGATGGGTGCGAAGAACTGTATCCTTGCGAAGAATGTCGATGGCCTCTATGTCGGGGACCCCCGCATCGACCCCGGGGCCGAGCTGATCCCTGAGATCACGGCAGAAGAACTCCTCAGCAGGGACATGGAGGACATGGTCCTTGAAAAGAAGGCGGTCGAACTCCTCCTCCACACGAGGCATGTGAAGGAGATCAGGGTGGTCAATGGTCATGTGCCGGGCGCCATCACAAAGGCCGTGAGAGGTGAGCGTGTCGGCACAATCATCCGGGCATGATCCCTCTTTTTTATAGATATCTTCATATGTAGTGGTGCCATAGAGATCCCACGTTTTGAGGCATTCCTATGACGATCTATCTCGGCATTGACGACACCAATGCGGATGGCACCCCGGGCACCGGCAAGATCGCCCGTGCCGCCGCCGCCGCCCTTGCCAGGGATTTCCCTGTCCTTGGCGTAACCCGGCACCAGCTGTATCGCCACGATGACATTCCTGCGACGACCCACAATGCGGCCCTCTGCGTGCACCTCGACGGGACCGGGAATGCTGCGGGGGGGCAGATCTTTGCCTATGCGAAGGACTTCATATCCCGGAGTGCGGCCCCGGGGAGCAATCCTGGCATCTGTGTTGCGTCCGATGGCCAGATCATCTCCGAGGTTACTGCCTTTGCAGAGGACGCAAAAACCTGCGTGCTCTCCCTGAACGAGGCGCGCACTGTTGCACGCCGAGCCGGCATGCTCGTCGAGGGCTTCGGCACGATGCGAGGGCTCATCGGCGCCGTTGCCGCCGTTGGGCTTGCGGCATCAGGAAATGACGGCAGGTACGTACAGAAAGGGACGCTGCGCGACCTCTCGGGCAGGTGCACTGTCAGTGTCGTCCTTGCGGCAGGCGTCGATGAGGTAAGGAGCACTGCGGGGGCCGTGATCGCCGATGGGACTGTCACCTTCCAGGAGTTTCCGAAGCCGGCTCTGGAAGGGGGGCGTGCCGTCCTGTACGTGGAACCTGACGGCGAGGGCTACCGGGACGTGCGGTCGGGCTGATCCCG
This portion of the Methanofollis sp. genome encodes:
- a CDS encoding ABC transporter substrate-binding protein; the encoded protein is MTIYLGIDDTNADGTPGTGKIARAAAAALARDFPVLGVTRHQLYRHDDIPATTHNAALCVHLDGTGNAAGGQIFAYAKDFISRSAAPGSNPGICVASDGQIISEVTAFAEDAKTCVLSLNEARTVARRAGMLVEGFGTMRGLIGAVAAVGLAASGNDGRYVQKGTLRDLSGRCTVSVVLAAGVDEVRSTAGAVIADGTVTFQEFPKPALEGGRAVLYVEPDGEGYRDVRSG